In one window of Rhodopseudomonas palustris HaA2 DNA:
- the glgX gene encoding glycogen debranching protein GlgX gives MRLTAGSCSRLGATWDGRGTNFALFSANAHKVELCLFDSQGRRELERIELPERTEDVWHGYLNDVSPGQLYGYRVHGPYDPERGHRFNAHKLLLDPYAKRLSGRLVWSDAHFAYRAGSPREDLSFDRRDNARGMPKAVVVDETGGFSRHESRPNIPWEDTIIYEAHVKGLTQLREDVPPGLRGTFGGLAAPAMIDHFKRLGVTAIELLPVHALIDDRVLVEKKLVNYWGYNTISFFAPEPRYAPDNPLDAFRTTVARLHDAGIEVILDVVYNHTAEGNHLGPTLSFRGIDNASYYWLMPDNPRFYDDFTGCGSSVNLNHPRVLQMVMDSLRYWVEVCHVDGFRFDLATTLARGPNGYERNSGFFTALRQDPVLASVKLIAEPWDLGMGGYQVGAFPSQWSEWNDRYRSAMRRYWSGEGSLIGEVSRRMTGSSDIFNHDSRMPRASINHVTVHDGFTLADLFSYNDKHNLANGEDNRDGSNDNHSNNCGHEGPTDDPTIVALRRQLRKNQLACLFLAQGVPLMLAGDEVGNSQNGNNNAYCQDNDIGWVNWDGLNREDDMVDFVGLMSEIRRRFPQIRSRRWLDGRRADGSYGVLWLTPSATEMTEQDWAFPDGRFLAYVLSPSEPGAEAIFIVLNSGAEKIRFQLPKLPEYQDWHQLFDTTKDSVQVAPLPAGSETSAPPRSVLAFSGAGA, from the coding sequence ATGCGCCTTACCGCCGGAAGCTGCTCCCGTCTCGGCGCCACCTGGGACGGCCGCGGCACCAATTTCGCGCTGTTCTCGGCCAATGCCCACAAGGTCGAATTGTGCCTGTTCGACAGCCAGGGCCGCCGCGAGCTGGAGCGGATCGAGCTGCCGGAGCGCACCGAGGACGTTTGGCACGGCTATCTCAACGACGTGTCGCCCGGCCAGCTCTACGGCTACCGGGTGCACGGCCCCTACGATCCCGAGCGAGGCCATCGCTTCAACGCCCACAAGCTGCTGCTCGATCCCTATGCCAAGCGGCTGTCCGGCCGGCTGGTGTGGAGCGATGCGCACTTCGCCTATCGCGCCGGCAGCCCTCGCGAGGATCTGTCGTTCGATCGCCGCGACAACGCCCGCGGCATGCCGAAGGCGGTGGTGGTCGACGAGACCGGCGGCTTCTCGCGCCACGAGAGCCGGCCGAACATTCCCTGGGAAGACACCATCATCTACGAAGCCCACGTCAAGGGCCTGACGCAGCTGCGCGAAGACGTGCCGCCCGGCCTGCGCGGCACCTTCGGCGGGCTCGCCGCGCCGGCGATGATCGATCATTTCAAGCGTCTCGGCGTCACCGCGATCGAACTTCTTCCCGTCCACGCGCTTATCGATGATCGCGTGCTGGTCGAGAAGAAGCTGGTGAACTACTGGGGCTACAATACGATTTCGTTTTTCGCGCCGGAACCGCGCTACGCGCCGGACAATCCGCTCGACGCATTCCGCACAACCGTGGCGCGGCTGCACGACGCCGGCATCGAGGTGATCCTCGATGTCGTCTACAACCACACCGCCGAGGGCAATCATCTCGGCCCGACGCTGTCCTTCCGCGGCATCGACAACGCCTCGTATTACTGGCTGATGCCGGACAATCCGCGGTTCTACGATGATTTCACCGGCTGCGGCAGCTCGGTCAATCTCAATCATCCGCGTGTCCTGCAGATGGTGATGGACAGTCTGCGCTACTGGGTCGAGGTCTGCCACGTCGACGGCTTCCGCTTCGACCTCGCCACCACGCTGGCGCGTGGACCGAACGGTTACGAGCGCAATTCCGGGTTCTTCACCGCGCTGCGTCAGGACCCGGTGCTGGCCTCGGTGAAGCTGATCGCCGAGCCGTGGGACCTCGGCATGGGCGGCTATCAGGTCGGCGCGTTCCCGTCGCAATGGTCGGAATGGAACGACCGCTATCGCAGCGCGATGCGACGCTACTGGAGCGGCGAAGGCAGCCTGATCGGCGAAGTGTCGCGACGGATGACCGGCTCGTCCGACATCTTCAACCACGACAGCCGGATGCCGCGCGCCAGCATCAACCACGTCACCGTGCACGACGGTTTCACGCTCGCGGATCTGTTCAGCTACAACGACAAGCACAACCTCGCCAACGGCGAGGACAACCGCGACGGCTCCAACGACAATCACAGCAACAATTGCGGCCACGAGGGCCCGACCGACGATCCGACGATCGTCGCGCTGCGCCGCCAGCTCCGCAAGAACCAGTTGGCCTGTCTGTTTCTGGCCCAGGGCGTTCCGCTGATGCTCGCCGGCGACGAAGTCGGCAACTCGCAGAACGGCAACAACAACGCCTATTGCCAGGACAACGACATCGGGTGGGTCAATTGGGACGGCCTCAATCGCGAAGACGACATGGTCGATTTCGTCGGCCTGATGAGCGAGATCCGCCGCCGCTTTCCGCAGATCCGCTCGCGTCGATGGCTCGACGGCCGGCGCGCCGACGGGTCCTATGGGGTACTGTGGCTGACGCCATCGGCCACCGAGATGACGGAGCAGGATTGGGCGTTTCCGGACGGACGGTTTCTCGCCTACGTGCTGAGCCCCTCCGAGCCGGGTGCCGAAGCGATCTTCATCGTGCTCAATTCGGGCGCCGAGAAGATCCGGTTTCAGCTGCCGAAATTGCCTGAATATCAGGACTGGCACCAATTGTTCGATACGACCAAGGACAGCGTCCAGGTCGCGCCGCTACCGGCAGGCAGCGAAACGTCGGCACCGCCGCGCTCGGTGCTGGCGTTTTCCGGAGCGGGCGCATGA
- a CDS encoding DUF3309 family protein, translating into MSIGTIILIILIIALLGGFSGIGGGPFYGTGYYGGGGLGLIIIILVILLLLGKI; encoded by the coding sequence ATGTCTATCGGCACAATCATACTGATTATTCTGATCATTGCCCTGCTGGGCGGTTTCAGCGGCATCGGCGGCGGACCGTTCTACGGCACCGGCTATTATGGCGGCGGCGGCCTCGGCCTGATCATCATCATTCTGGTGATCCTGCTCCTGCTCGGCAAGATCTGA
- a CDS encoding polyhydroxyalkanoic acid system family protein, whose amino-acid sequence MSAPLVVSIPHRLGRDEAARRLKSGLGQAAVSVPMLKLDEEIWQGDRMIFRVRALGQVAAGHVDIADDHVLLEVRLPWLLQKFADVAQQTIRKRGHLLLEKK is encoded by the coding sequence ATGTCAGCTCCGCTTGTCGTATCGATACCTCATCGGCTGGGACGTGACGAAGCCGCGCGCCGTCTGAAGAGCGGGTTGGGCCAGGCGGCGGTCAGCGTGCCTATGCTGAAGCTCGACGAGGAGATCTGGCAGGGCGACCGTATGATTTTCAGAGTGCGCGCGCTGGGCCAGGTCGCGGCCGGCCACGTCGATATCGCCGACGATCACGTTCTGCTGGAAGTGCGATTACCATGGCTGCTGCAGAAATTCGCCGACGTCGCCCAGCAGACGATCCGCAAGCGCGGACACTTGCTGCTTGAGAAGAAGTAA
- the glgB gene encoding 1,4-alpha-glucan branching protein GlgB, which translates to MTVQLTDDAYAVLEGRHADPFRYLGPHPEDDRVVVRALLPDATAVEAVGEHGETAILERVHDAGLFAGPLPNGSHRYQLRARFGDTTVDLEDPYRFPPILTEFDLYLLGEGTDQRLYDKLGAHPMVLEGVRGVGFVVLAPNARRVSVVGDFNFWNPRRHQMRVRGNGYWELFIPGATAGDHYKFDMTGPNGETLPQKSDPMAFAAEMRPKTASIVVDQTRLPLPRPAPDNINALGAPMSIYEVHLGSWRRKDGEQWLTYRELAEQLPAYVRDMGFTHVEFLPVSEHPFDGSWGYQPTGLFAPTSRFGTPEDFCALIDACHEHGIGVLLDWVPGHFPDDPHGLGNFDGTALYEHANPLQGRHLDWGTLIYNYGRTEVVNFLVSNALFWLERYRIDGLRVDAVASMLYLDYSRPAGGWIPNKFGGRENIEAIDFLRRFNAEVYAKFPQATTAAEESTAWPQVSRPVEFGGLGFGYKWNMGWMHDTLNYISKDPIHRKYHHGQILFGLHYAFSENFILPLSHDEVVHGKRSILGRMPGDEWQRFANLRAYYAFMFAHPGKKLMFMGSEFGQEREWNHDRSLDWHLLDTPKYAGIQALVRDLNRLYRDLPALHQLDCDPFGFEWIITEDAARNVFAWMRKGNDTRARCLVIVNFSPNVYQDYRVRVPFPGRWREVLNSDAAIYGGSNVGNAGEVRTLEGLVPELSLNIPPLAAIFLKPED; encoded by the coding sequence ATGACCGTCCAATTGACCGATGACGCCTATGCGGTGCTCGAAGGCCGCCACGCGGACCCGTTTCGCTATCTCGGCCCGCATCCCGAGGACGACCGCGTCGTCGTCCGGGCGCTGTTGCCGGATGCGACCGCGGTCGAGGCGGTCGGCGAGCATGGCGAGACGGCCATCCTCGAGCGGGTTCACGATGCCGGTCTGTTCGCCGGGCCGCTGCCGAACGGCTCACATCGCTATCAGCTCCGCGCCCGGTTCGGCGACACTACCGTGGATCTCGAAGATCCGTATCGCTTTCCCCCGATCCTGACCGAGTTCGATCTGTATCTGCTGGGCGAAGGCACCGATCAGCGGCTGTACGACAAGCTCGGCGCGCACCCGATGGTGCTGGAAGGCGTCAGAGGCGTCGGCTTCGTGGTGCTGGCGCCCAATGCCCGCCGCGTCAGCGTGGTCGGCGACTTCAACTTCTGGAATCCGCGCCGGCACCAGATGCGGGTGCGCGGCAACGGCTATTGGGAGCTGTTCATCCCCGGCGCCACCGCCGGCGATCACTACAAATTCGACATGACCGGGCCGAACGGCGAGACGCTGCCGCAAAAGTCCGATCCGATGGCGTTCGCCGCCGAGATGCGGCCGAAGACGGCCTCGATCGTGGTGGATCAGACCCGGCTGCCGCTGCCACGCCCGGCGCCGGACAACATCAACGCGCTCGGCGCGCCGATGTCGATCTACGAGGTGCATCTGGGCTCGTGGCGCCGCAAGGACGGCGAGCAGTGGCTGACCTATCGCGAGCTCGCCGAGCAATTGCCGGCCTATGTCCGCGACATGGGCTTCACCCATGTCGAATTTTTGCCGGTCAGCGAGCATCCGTTCGACGGCTCCTGGGGCTATCAGCCGACCGGGCTGTTTGCGCCGACCAGCCGGTTCGGCACGCCGGAGGATTTCTGCGCGCTGATCGACGCCTGCCATGAGCACGGCATCGGCGTGCTGCTCGACTGGGTCCCCGGCCACTTCCCCGACGATCCGCACGGGCTCGGCAATTTCGACGGCACCGCGCTGTACGAGCACGCCAACCCGCTGCAGGGCCGGCATCTGGACTGGGGCACGCTGATCTACAATTACGGCCGCACCGAAGTGGTGAACTTCCTGGTGTCGAACGCGCTGTTCTGGCTGGAACGCTACCGCATCGACGGGTTGCGGGTCGATGCGGTGGCCTCGATGCTGTATCTCGACTACAGCCGGCCGGCGGGCGGCTGGATCCCGAACAAGTTCGGCGGCCGCGAGAACATCGAGGCGATCGACTTCCTGCGCCGCTTCAACGCCGAGGTCTACGCCAAATTCCCGCAGGCCACCACGGCAGCCGAGGAATCCACCGCCTGGCCGCAGGTGTCGCGCCCGGTCGAGTTCGGCGGGCTCGGCTTCGGCTACAAGTGGAACATGGGCTGGATGCACGACACGCTGAACTACATCAGCAAGGATCCGATCCACCGCAAATATCACCACGGCCAGATCCTGTTCGGGCTGCACTACGCATTCTCGGAGAACTTCATCCTGCCGCTGTCGCACGACGAGGTCGTGCACGGCAAACGCTCGATCCTCGGCCGGATGCCGGGCGACGAATGGCAGCGCTTCGCCAATCTGCGCGCCTACTACGCCTTCATGTTCGCGCATCCGGGCAAGAAGCTGATGTTCATGGGCAGCGAATTCGGCCAGGAGCGGGAGTGGAATCACGATCGCTCACTCGACTGGCACCTGCTCGACACCCCGAAATACGCCGGCATCCAGGCGCTGGTCCGCGACCTCAACAGACTGTACCGGGACTTGCCGGCGCTGCATCAGCTCGATTGCGATCCGTTCGGCTTCGAATGGATCATCACCGAAGACGCCGCGCGCAACGTGTTCGCCTGGATGCGGAAGGGCAACGACACCCGGGCGCGCTGCCTGGTGATCGTGAATTTCTCCCCGAACGTCTATCAGGACTACCGCGTCCGTGTGCCCTTCCCCGGCCGCTGGCGCGAGGTGCTGAATTCCGACGCCGCGATTTACGGCGGCAGCAATGTCGGCAACGCCGGCGAGGTTCGGACTCTCGAGGGATTGGTGCCCGAGCTCAGTCTGAACATTCCGCCGCTGGCCGCGATCTTTCTGAAGCCGGAAGATTGA
- the treZ gene encoding malto-oligosyltrehalose trehalohydrolase — protein MKGRSFGPRLTENGAEFRLWAPNATRVDVVLDRPHAMQRDKDGWFKVEIDGARGGTRYRFRIDDTTDVPDPASGFQPEDIQGPSEVIDHAAYPWRAGEWRGRPWHETVLLEAHVGSFTPQGTFRAMIDRLDHLVDTGVTALELMPLADFPGRRNWGYDGVLWYAPDSAYGRPEDLKALIDAAHERGLMMFLDVVYNHFGPEGNYIGQYAPPFFSDSHTPWGNGINYDVEQVRAFAIENAVYWLREYHFDGLRLDAVHAIPDQGEIPMLHELSREVGKLAAETGRHIHLVLENDDNIAAVLDPVVDPPRGQYRAQWNDDYHHAWHVALTGEKQGYYSDYADAPLNAIARALGSGFVYQGEPSGHRGGQPRGEPSGKLPPLAFVNFLQNHDQIGNRALGDRLESLAKPKAVEAALAITLLAPTIPMLFMGEEWGSQAPFPFFCDFHGELADAVRRGRRKEFAGAYETYGDEVPDPLDESTFKSAVIDWSERDDGRGAARLALVKRLLDIRRNTLVPRLPGARFGNAEIAEDGLLRARWRLGDGATLKLVANLSDHDVAFKAPPDGTNVWGDDWNGMIPPWAVTWRLEES, from the coding sequence ATGAAGGGGCGGAGCTTCGGCCCGCGGCTGACCGAGAACGGCGCCGAATTCCGGCTGTGGGCTCCCAACGCAACGCGCGTCGACGTCGTGCTCGATCGTCCGCATGCGATGCAACGCGACAAGGACGGCTGGTTCAAGGTCGAGATCGACGGGGCGCGCGGCGGCACGCGCTATCGCTTCCGCATCGACGATACGACCGACGTTCCTGATCCCGCATCCGGCTTCCAGCCCGAGGATATTCAGGGCCCGAGCGAAGTGATCGATCATGCGGCCTATCCGTGGCGCGCCGGCGAATGGCGTGGTCGGCCGTGGCACGAGACGGTGCTGCTGGAAGCGCATGTCGGCAGCTTCACGCCGCAGGGGACGTTCCGCGCGATGATCGACCGGCTCGATCATCTGGTCGACACCGGCGTGACCGCGCTGGAGCTGATGCCGCTGGCGGATTTTCCCGGGCGCCGCAATTGGGGTTATGACGGCGTGCTGTGGTACGCACCCGACAGCGCCTATGGGCGGCCGGAGGATCTCAAGGCGCTGATCGACGCGGCGCACGAGCGCGGCCTGATGATGTTCCTCGACGTCGTCTACAATCATTTCGGCCCCGAAGGAAACTACATCGGCCAATACGCGCCGCCGTTCTTCTCGGATTCGCACACGCCGTGGGGCAACGGGATCAATTACGACGTCGAACAGGTCCGGGCCTTCGCGATCGAGAATGCCGTGTACTGGCTACGCGAATATCATTTCGACGGGTTGCGCCTCGATGCCGTGCACGCCATCCCGGATCAGGGCGAAATCCCGATGCTGCACGAACTGAGCCGGGAAGTCGGCAAGCTCGCCGCAGAGACCGGCCGCCACATCCACCTGGTGCTCGAAAACGACGACAACATCGCCGCCGTCCTCGATCCTGTCGTCGATCCCCCGCGCGGACAGTATCGCGCGCAATGGAACGACGACTATCACCACGCCTGGCACGTCGCCCTGACCGGCGAGAAGCAGGGGTACTATTCCGACTATGCAGACGCGCCGCTGAACGCCATCGCCCGCGCGCTGGGCTCGGGCTTCGTCTATCAGGGCGAGCCGTCCGGGCATCGCGGCGGTCAGCCGCGCGGCGAGCCCAGCGGCAAGCTGCCGCCGCTCGCTTTCGTCAATTTCCTGCAGAACCACGATCAGATCGGCAATCGCGCGCTCGGCGACAGGCTGGAAAGCCTGGCGAAGCCGAAGGCGGTCGAAGCCGCGCTCGCGATCACGCTGCTGGCGCCGACGATCCCGATGTTGTTCATGGGCGAGGAATGGGGATCGCAGGCGCCGTTTCCGTTCTTCTGCGATTTCCACGGCGAACTCGCCGATGCCGTCCGCCGGGGTCGACGCAAGGAATTCGCCGGCGCCTACGAGACATACGGCGACGAGGTCCCCGACCCGCTCGACGAATCGACCTTCAAGAGCGCGGTCATCGACTGGAGCGAGCGCGACGACGGCCGCGGCGCAGCGCGGCTGGCGCTCGTGAAGCGGCTGCTCGACATCCGGCGCAACACTCTCGTGCCGCGCCTGCCAGGCGCCCGCTTCGGCAATGCCGAGATCGCCGAGGACGGCCTGCTCCGCGCCCGCTGGCGGCTCGGAGACGGCGCCACGCTCAAGCTCGTCGCCAATCTGTCGGACCACGACGTCGCCTTCAAGGCACCGCCCGATGGAACTAATGTGTGGGGCGACGATTGGAACGGGATGATTCCGCCGTGGGCGGTGACCTGGCGCCTCGAAGAGTCCTGA
- the treY gene encoding malto-oligosyltrehalose synthase: MPPAIPTATYRIQLTAAFGFDDAAAIVPYLKALGISHLYASPFTKARRGSTHGYDIVDHTTLNPELGGEEAFARLSAALKSHDIGLILDFVPNHVGVHFADNPWWLDVLEWGPASPHAASFDIDWEMLPFRNRGGVLLPIIGTSYGKALESGEIGLRYDAGDGSFSAWYFEHRLPIAPQRYSEILRTIVREADATDHPAGKAILALAARYRGLRHPDRKEAPDFKAALKAVPGSADLIDKGLAAYRAGEGRNTQIQALHNLLERQHYKLGHWQLAASEINYRRFFDVNTLAGLRVEDAGTFEGIHTLVKRLIANGQLQGLRLDHIDGLRDPAQYFQRLRRLTREAQGPAAPPLYMVIEKILGDGEPLRRFAGVHGTTGYEWLNVITQALVDGAGLQPLDEVWRQVSNTSPDFPPVLMRAKRRVLETLLLSEFTVLTRLLARIASGHYSTRDFSADNLRQVFELYVLHFPVYRTYISGSGPNGPDRELIAQTIEKARADWFGADDGIFDFLQDALTMDLLKGRAAHSKPRVRRFALKVQQFTGPTMAKSLEDTAFYRYHRLLALNEVGGEPAAHALAPDAFHQLMTQRAQDWPHGMTATMTHDAKRGEDARTRLLALAEMPGEWASLVAKWKLLNAAHLVTDGAMRAPSATFEYMLYQGLLGAWPLEPDADFTDRIQGYALKAAREGKEETNWINPNLAYEEGIRIFVDRILDPAQSGAFLDSLQRASERVSVIGALNSLSQVTLKTMMPGVPDLYQGTEFWDFSLVDPDNRRPVDFAAREKALAALAEPDWDALLRNWSDGRVKLAWTRQLLAIRNELRSVFTDGDYRPLAISGPHRDHAIAFARTRGAQAVIVVVGKNFAPLSDNGRRWPRGDAFDATVDVSGFTVEGTTGSDVKLSELFRNLPVAVRQARLSNLAGPARPRRKTSA; the protein is encoded by the coding sequence ATGCCTCCCGCGATCCCGACTGCGACTTACCGTATCCAGCTCACCGCCGCTTTCGGCTTCGACGATGCGGCCGCGATCGTGCCGTATCTCAAGGCGCTCGGGATTTCGCATCTCTACGCGTCGCCCTTCACCAAGGCGCGCCGCGGATCGACCCACGGCTACGACATCGTCGATCACACCACGCTCAACCCCGAACTCGGCGGCGAAGAGGCGTTCGCGCGACTGTCCGCGGCGCTGAAGAGCCACGATATCGGCCTGATCCTCGACTTCGTCCCCAACCATGTCGGCGTTCACTTCGCCGACAATCCATGGTGGCTGGACGTTCTGGAATGGGGCCCGGCATCGCCGCATGCCGCCTCGTTCGACATCGACTGGGAGATGCTGCCGTTCCGCAACCGCGGCGGGGTGTTGCTGCCGATCATCGGAACCTCCTACGGCAAGGCGCTGGAGAGCGGCGAGATCGGGCTACGCTACGACGCCGGCGACGGCAGTTTCTCGGCTTGGTACTTCGAACACCGGTTGCCGATCGCGCCGCAGCGCTACAGCGAGATCCTGCGTACGATCGTACGCGAGGCCGATGCCACCGATCATCCCGCCGGCAAGGCGATCCTCGCGCTCGCCGCGCGCTATCGCGGATTGCGCCACCCGGATCGCAAGGAAGCGCCGGACTTCAAGGCGGCGCTGAAGGCTGTTCCGGGCAGCGCCGACCTGATCGACAAGGGCCTCGCCGCCTATCGGGCCGGCGAAGGCCGCAATACGCAGATTCAGGCGCTGCACAATCTGCTCGAACGCCAGCACTACAAGCTCGGCCATTGGCAACTCGCCGCGAGCGAGATCAACTATCGCCGCTTCTTCGACGTCAACACCCTCGCCGGCTTGCGCGTCGAGGACGCCGGCACGTTCGAGGGGATCCACACGCTGGTGAAGCGGCTGATCGCCAACGGTCAGCTACAGGGCCTGCGGCTCGACCACATCGACGGCCTGCGCGACCCTGCGCAATATTTCCAGCGCCTGCGCCGGCTCACCCGCGAGGCGCAGGGGCCTGCCGCGCCGCCGCTCTACATGGTGATCGAGAAGATCCTCGGCGACGGCGAGCCGTTGCGGCGCTTCGCCGGTGTCCACGGCACCACCGGCTACGAATGGCTGAATGTCATCACCCAGGCGCTGGTCGACGGCGCAGGCCTGCAGCCGCTCGACGAGGTCTGGCGGCAGGTGAGCAACACCTCGCCGGATTTTCCGCCGGTGCTGATGCGCGCCAAGCGCCGCGTGCTGGAGACGCTGCTGCTCAGCGAATTCACCGTGCTGACGCGGCTGCTGGCCCGGATCGCCAGCGGGCACTATTCGACGCGCGATTTCTCCGCCGACAATCTGCGGCAGGTGTTCGAACTCTACGTGCTGCACTTCCCGGTGTATCGCACCTATATCAGCGGGTCCGGCCCGAACGGACCCGATCGCGAACTGATCGCCCAGACCATCGAGAAGGCGCGCGCCGACTGGTTCGGCGCGGACGACGGCATTTTCGACTTCCTGCAGGACGCGCTGACGATGGACCTGCTGAAGGGCCGGGCCGCGCACAGCAAGCCGCGGGTGCGCCGCTTCGCGCTCAAGGTCCAGCAATTCACCGGGCCGACCATGGCGAAGTCGCTAGAGGACACCGCCTTCTATCGCTACCATCGCCTGCTCGCGCTCAACGAGGTCGGCGGCGAACCCGCCGCGCACGCGCTGGCGCCGGATGCCTTCCATCAGCTGATGACGCAGCGGGCGCAGGACTGGCCGCACGGCATGACCGCGACCATGACCCACGACGCCAAGCGCGGCGAAGACGCGCGGACGCGGCTGCTGGCGCTGGCGGAGATGCCGGGCGAATGGGCCAGCCTGGTCGCCAAATGGAAGCTGCTGAACGCGGCCCATCTGGTGACGGACGGCGCGATGCGGGCCCCGTCGGCGACGTTCGAATACATGCTGTATCAGGGCCTGCTCGGCGCCTGGCCGCTCGAACCCGACGCCGACTTCACCGACCGGATTCAGGGCTACGCGCTGAAGGCCGCGCGCGAAGGCAAAGAAGAGACCAACTGGATCAACCCGAACCTCGCTTATGAGGAAGGCATCCGCATCTTCGTCGACCGCATTCTCGACCCCGCCCAGTCCGGCGCGTTCCTCGACTCGCTGCAGCGCGCGTCCGAGCGCGTCTCCGTGATCGGCGCGCTGAATTCGCTGAGCCAGGTCACGCTGAAGACGATGATGCCCGGCGTCCCTGATTTGTATCAGGGCACGGAGTTCTGGGACTTCTCTCTGGTCGATCCCGACAATCGCCGCCCGGTCGATTTTGCCGCCCGCGAAAAGGCGCTCGCAGCGCTTGCCGAGCCGGACTGGGACGCGCTGCTGCGCAACTGGAGCGACGGCCGCGTCAAGCTGGCCTGGACCCGGCAGTTGCTCGCGATCCGCAACGAACTCCGCAGCGTGTTCACCGACGGGGATTATCGGCCGCTCGCGATCTCGGGTCCGCATCGCGACCATGCGATCGCTTTCGCCCGCACCCGCGGCGCTCAGGCCGTGATCGTGGTAGTTGGAAAGAACTTCGCACCGCTGTCGGACAACGGCCGGCGATGGCCGCGCGGCGACGCGTTCGACGCCACAGTGGATGTTTCCGGATTCACCGTCGAAGGCACGACCGGAAGCGACGTGAAGCTCTCCGAGCTGTTTCGCAATCTGCCGGTCGCGGTCCGTCAGGCGCGCCTGAGCAATCTCGCCGGCCCGGCTCGGCCACGCCGAAAGACAAGCGCCTGA